A genomic region of Gemmata massiliana contains the following coding sequences:
- a CDS encoding tRNA modification GTPase, which produces MSLTATTAPHPDDTIVAVSSANGSAARAIVRVSGPGTRTVIRAVFAAEPIPPSPLPEGKGERARETSETNASFTERGNSVSPFPSGRGAGGVGFPPRRVVPGFLRLSGVHSPLPASLYFFAGPKSYTGQDLAELHTVGSPPLVERLVADLLAAGARPARPGEFTMRAFLAGKKDLPQAEAVQAVIEAGTDADLTTALAQLAGGVSQPLNVLRDDLLNLLADIEAALDFADEDIEFVGRAELLARVQRAIDLLETVQKQLDDRTVSGRPVRVALVGLPNAGKSSLFNALTGAVALVSPTPGTTRDYLTQLVTVGGVIIELIDTAGWQGASDTIEEQAQRLGSEQTTRADVIVWCDERGAFDITDERRLLATGANVLKVRTKSDLLPESRSKNTNAVSVSVLAFGGLNNLHSALSDTVTSLTRPALAPSQSRCRHHVLACLEHLREAHALAANNDTPELLALALRGAIEPLGEMTGAVYTNDLLDRIFSRFCIGK; this is translated from the coding sequence ATGAGCCTCACCGCGACTACTGCGCCTCACCCGGACGACACCATCGTAGCGGTATCGTCGGCGAACGGGTCCGCTGCGCGTGCGATCGTTCGTGTCAGCGGACCGGGCACGCGCACAGTGATTAGGGCGGTGTTCGCGGCAGAACCTATCCCCCCATCCCCCCTCCCTGAAGGGAAGGGGGAGCGGGCACGCGAAACCTCTGAGACTAATGCCTCATTCACCGAGCGTGGAAATTCTGTTTCCCCCTTCCCTTCAGGGAGGGGGGCCGGGGGGGTAGGTTTCCCCCCCCGGCGTGTTGTCCCCGGCTTCCTTCGGCTCAGCGGTGTACATTCTCCGCTCCCCGCGTCGCTGTATTTCTTCGCTGGTCCCAAGTCGTACACCGGGCAAGACCTCGCGGAACTGCACACGGTTGGTTCCCCGCCACTCGTGGAGCGCCTCGTCGCAGACTTGCTCGCGGCCGGCGCTCGACCGGCGCGCCCGGGTGAATTCACGATGCGGGCGTTCCTCGCGGGTAAGAAAGATCTTCCTCAAGCCGAAGCGGTGCAAGCTGTAATCGAGGCCGGTACCGACGCGGATCTGACTACCGCTCTTGCGCAACTCGCGGGCGGGGTATCGCAACCGCTTAACGTACTTCGTGACGATCTGCTGAACCTGCTCGCCGACATTGAAGCCGCGCTCGATTTCGCGGACGAAGACATTGAGTTCGTCGGCCGGGCGGAACTGCTCGCGCGCGTTCAACGTGCGATTGATCTGCTCGAAACGGTGCAAAAACAACTCGACGACCGAACTGTATCCGGGCGCCCGGTTCGCGTGGCCCTTGTGGGGTTACCGAACGCAGGAAAGAGCAGTTTGTTTAATGCCCTTACGGGCGCGGTGGCTCTCGTCAGCCCGACCCCGGGAACCACGCGCGACTACCTCACGCAGCTCGTTACTGTTGGGGGCGTGATAATTGAGTTGATCGATACGGCGGGCTGGCAAGGAGCATCCGACACGATCGAAGAACAAGCCCAGAGACTCGGCAGTGAGCAAACGACTCGTGCGGACGTGATCGTTTGGTGTGATGAGCGTGGTGCCTTCGATATTACCGACGAGAGGCGCTTACTCGCGACCGGGGCGAACGTTCTTAAAGTGCGAACCAAGAGCGATTTGCTACCCGAATCGCGCTCAAAGAACACCAATGCAGTTAGTGTTTCCGTTCTTGCATTCGGCGGTCTCAACAATCTTCACTCAGCGCTGAGCGACACCGTCACATCGCTCACGCGACCGGCTCTGGCGCCGAGTCAGAGCCGGTGCCGACATCACGTTCTCGCGTGCCTCGAACATCTGCGCGAGGCACACGCACTAGCCGCAAACAACGACACTCCGGAACTGCTCGCACTCGCACTGCGTGGCGCCATCGAACCCCTCGGTGAGATGACCGGGGCGGTCTACACCAACGATCTGCTCGACCGAATCTTCTCGCGCTTCTGCATCGGGAAATAG
- a CDS encoding putative signal transducing protein, producing the protein MAGRLVTIARFDLAGQAHIARNALDAAGIKAVITDEAIVAMDWLLSNAVGGIKVQVLEEDADRALAVLEQALGSDEPDEPVDEEALAAEAEAAGAEEQDELPTPKTLLAPELPAPPVASPTSIERPPRSREDYARSLLFIAWIGLAFPPVWFVALYFFFNAAFGSGPLSPRGRYNLLVGSLVVCPGAVLAWMLCAGFSGAFG; encoded by the coding sequence ATGGCGGGACGACTCGTCACGATTGCCAGGTTCGATCTAGCCGGTCAGGCGCACATCGCGAGAAATGCACTGGATGCTGCCGGAATCAAGGCGGTCATTACCGACGAAGCGATCGTCGCGATGGATTGGCTGCTGTCAAACGCGGTTGGTGGAATCAAGGTGCAAGTTCTTGAAGAGGACGCGGACCGCGCGCTCGCAGTGCTGGAACAGGCACTCGGGAGCGACGAACCGGACGAACCAGTGGACGAGGAGGCTTTGGCCGCTGAAGCGGAAGCGGCCGGCGCGGAAGAGCAGGACGAGTTACCAACACCGAAAACCTTACTCGCGCCAGAGTTGCCGGCCCCACCGGTCGCATCCCCAACATCGATCGAGCGGCCGCCGCGCTCGCGAGAGGACTATGCCCGTAGCCTGCTCTTCATTGCGTGGATCGGCTTGGCGTTTCCACCGGTTTGGTTCGTCGCGCTGTACTTCTTCTTCAATGCCGCGTTCGGCAGTGGCCCGCTCAGCCCACGCGGGCGCTACAATTTGCTCGTCGGTTCCCTCGTGGTCTGCCCAGGGGCAGTACTGGCGTGGATGCTCTGCGCCGGATTTAGTGGAGCGTTCGGATGA